In one Oryzias latipes chromosome 13, ASM223467v1 genomic region, the following are encoded:
- the fbxo46 gene encoding F-box only protein 46, which translates to MDRDTFSHIRLWCPRPFGTYSQNKPRSPGSGGSSGGASGAGGSSLCKAEPSQGARRRVDGVEDVGMIVGIQEGNGEEEDVGLENTPPEPEHESTSLSQSHSPQLPSSPPSPQSSGSQMEDGRVLLDTWYVIKPGNTKEKIAFFVAHQFSGAGQPRPSAMKVKGNWGTDCSKAKRRRRCSSYDPPTRSHTVNHDSSLGSTNPDELQLGDANETDLLSVAEMVALVEQRTAMALHGIAAVHGNQQQHHHSPPTTHSQNLTQNQHTVLRGTVSDPSPLVFVSNSSSNHSTREAQKPSSPIHTDQDLEEQQESCRVAQAIAHFESQNLENRLNLGSGSGTPPLNKDREKEHRKGGESGTATPPPPPNHSHGEVRIAFRVSNLDPRSQLEPAGRSRCMFMSCGGSNQAAPRAKEKITCDLYQLVSPSSKDPSCLLLAATAAAPKPDGDLHHPDGSACGSTDPFQESCSGEKKGSGVGRERVTGFHVEVVVTGAVDQCVFYGKDGTENVQEETVCFSMPSGAGCSGGVGNSTESSLDDPPPGQLFFLQPSRGQEEEGKTSGTGSGMCSLDSTNNNSPGAGLEVGSGERAPRPDSPIVGEDCSDPSLCRLYRHVSHDFLEIRFQIQRLLEPRQYMLLLPDHIMVNIFSYLPTRSLAALKCTCHYFKALIETYGVRAVDSRWNQDPLYRDDPCKQCKRQYERGDVSLCRWHPKPYHHDLPYGRSYWMCCRRTDKDTPGCRVGLHDNNWVQQPSDGSQPIRMKREEAR; encoded by the exons ATGGACCGAGACACCTTTTCCCACATTCGGCTGTGGTGCCCACGCCCTTTTGGCACCTACTCCCAGAACAAACCTCGGAGTCCAGGGTCAGGGGGAAGCAGTGGAGGTGCCAGTGGTGCAGGGGGGTCCTCGCTTTGCAAGGCTGAGCCATCACAAGGTGCCAGAAGGAGAGTGGATGGTGTTGAAGATGTAGGAATGATAGTTGGTATTCAAGAAGGaaatggagaagaggaggaCGTGGGCTTGGAGAACACTCCACCCGAGCCTGAGCATGAATCCACTTCTCTGTCACAGAGCCACTCTCCACAGCTCCCTTCTTCTCCCCCTTCACCACAGTCTTCAGGGTCTCAGATGGAAGATGGACGTGTGCTGTTAGACACCTGGTATGTCATAAAGCCAGGTAACACCAAGGAGAAGATTGCCTTCTTTGTTGCACACCAGTTCAGTGGAGCTGGCCAACCAAGACCAAGTGCCATGAAG GTTAAAGGCAATTGGGGAACTGACTGCAGTAAAGCCAAAAGACGAAGACGCTGCTCGTCCTATGACCCTCCAACACGATCTCACACCGTCAACCATGACTCCTCCCTTGGGTCCACCAACCCTGATGAGCTACAGCTCGGAGATGCAAATGAAACGGACCTGCTTTCTGTGGCAGAGATGGTTGCCTTGGTTGAGCAGAGGACTGCTATGGCCCTCCATGGGATTGCAGCTGTTCATGGgaaccagcagcagcaccacCATTCCCCTCCTACCACTCACAGTCAGAACCTTACCCAGAATCAACACACTGTCCTTCGTGGCACAGTGTCGGATCCTTCTCCTTTGGTATTTGTGTCAAACAGCTCAAGTAATCACTCCACCAGGGAGGCCCAGAAGCCATCATCCCCTATCCACACAGACCAAGACTTGGAGGAGCAACAGGAGTCTTGCAGAGTAGCCCAGGCCATTGCACACTTTGAGTCTCAAAATCTTGAGAATCGACTCAATCTGGGTTCTGGCTCTGGAACCCCCCCATTGAATAAAGACAGGGAAAAGGAACATAGGAAAGGAGGTGAGTCAGGCACCGCCACACCCCCTCCACCTCCAAACCACAGTCATGGGGAGGTTAGGATAGCGTTTAGAGTGTCAAACCTAGACCCACGTTCTCAGCTGGAACCAGCTGGCCGGTCCCGTTGTATGTTTATGAGTTGTGGTGGGAGCAATCAAGCAGCTCCTAGAGCCAAAGAAAAGATCACCTGTGACCTGTACCAGCTCGTCAGTCCTTCCTCGAAAGATCCCAGCTGTCTGCTGCTTGCTGCCACAGCAGCTGCCCCCAAACCAGACGGGGACCTCCATCATCCAGATGGCTCAGCCTGTGGCAGCACAGACCCGTTCCAAGAGAGCTGTTCTGGGGAAAAGAAGGGTTCCGGTGTGGGAAGGGAACGAGTGACGGGCTTCCATGTGGAGGTGGTGGTGACTGGTGCTGTTGACCAgtgtgttttttatggaaaagaCGGCACCGAGAATGTGCAGGAGGAGACGGTGTGTTTCTCAATGCCTAGTGGGGCAGGTTGTAGTGGGGGAGTTGGAAACTCGACTGAATCTTCATTGGATGATCCCCCTCCTGGACAGCTCTTTTTCCTTCAGCCCTCTCGGGGACAAGAGGAAGAAGGAAAGACTTCTGGCACTGGCTCAGGAATGTGTTCTTTGGACTCTACCAATAACAACAGTCCTGGGGCAGGTCTGGAAGTTGGCTCAGGTGAGCGGGCACCAAGACCAGACTCCCCAATAGTTGGGGAGGACTGTTCCGACCCCTCACTGTGCCGTCTCTACCGCCACGTTTCCCACGACTTCTTGGAGATCCGCTTTCAGATCCAACGCCTCCTGGAGCCACGACAGTACATGCTATTGCTTCCTGACCATATTATGGTCAACATCTTCAGCTATCTGCCAACCCGCTCTTTGGCAGCCCTTAAATGCACATGTCATTACTTTAAGGCATTGATTGAGACTTATGGAGTGCGTGCTGTGGATTCTCGCTGGAATCAAGACCCTCTCTACAGGGACGACCCCTGCAAGCAGTGTAAACGACAGTATGAGCGCGGGGACGTCTCTTTGTGCCGCTGGCACCCCAAACCTTACCACCATGACCTGCCTTATGGACGCTCTTACTGGATGTGCTGCCGGCGTACAGACAAGGACACGCCTGGCTGCCGCGTTGGACTCCATGACAACAACTGGGTGCAGCAGCCTTCTGATGGTTCTCAGCCAATCCGCATGAAGAGGGAGGAGGCCAGGTAA